A stretch of DNA from Gavia stellata isolate bGavSte3 chromosome 18, bGavSte3.hap2, whole genome shotgun sequence:
TGCATAACACGCTATTTCAGACTGCACAAAGTCGCATGATCCGGGACTAGGGAATGGCATTCGCTGCAGCAATACATGCCGTGGGGATGTGAGCGCAGACAAAGGTCACCGCAGCCCTGCTGTGCATGCATGCGTGCACGCGGGACTCAGCGAGGAGACGGCCACCGTCACAAGAGATAAGCAGCAATTAATAAGCTCTATTTGGCAGCAATCAGAGTGCACCCTTTGGCAAATAGGCAATTGCCATGTATTCACCAGGGCTGCTAAGCTCTACGGAGattacacaaaaataattaccaGGGGGTTTCCACTTTGCTCAAGAGAAAAATCCTGTTGTGGTTTCATTCAGCCTGCCAGTCAAATCAGCCCATGGCTGTCTGCGTATGACTGCGCAGAGACACTTCCCCTGCTCTAACGCTAAGCAAATTAGACCCCTAAAATCAGGGGAAGACAGAAGGACACGCTGCTCCAGAAGGATGGCTAAGCGAACATAGCCAATATGGCTCCGCAAGGAGCTAACGGGCATTGTCTGTTCAGCAGTGGTGCACCAGGTCAGCCGGGTACATCTCAGCCAGCTAGGCGCTTGCCCAGTTGCACTTTGAGGGCAGACAGGCTAGACTGAAATAACTCAACACCCTTAGCTTACAGAGGCTGGCGAAAGCAAGAGGTAGAGCCAGTTTAAATGTGTACGTTAGATATCTGCACCAGTTTGGGCAGCTTTAGTTCATTCAGCCGAGTCTGTCTTTTCTAGAGGACTGCTCCACAGCCTAGGACAAGCAGCTTCTCTATcccaaagcccaactagagcAGCTACAGGATTTGGAGATGCCTTCCACTGGTGCTCATCAGCACTCACACTGTTTTTTGCTGTCTGCAGTAACCAACAACGTGAACATATCGGCCTTTTAGTTCTTATCGCAACCCTCTCGCCTTAAACCTTGCGTGGCAATAACCAGCTACAGGGTGGTTGGGTTCTAATCTGTCTTTCTTTCATCCCACCCTATCACCTGCCACATCTCATCCTGCCTCCCTGGGTCTGTGCTGATTTTGCCTGGCCAACGCCTCAGGGCTGCTGTTTTTCCTGCCTTCATTTTATGGGCGTCTCTAACCAGATGTCCAACTCCACTCCACTAGCTTTGTGCCGTATCTTCACAACGTTGTCCGACTTGCTCTGAAACCAACTAAGCTGTCCAAAGGCTCAGCAAGTCTGAATCTGGACCGCTTGCCTGCTAGCCTTATGCCAGCCTGGGCCACAGCTGCAACCCTGCCCTCATGCCCACGCTTTTGTCTGGGTTTACAGTACTCAAATCATGTGTGTTTGCACTTGCAAAAAGATTTCTTGACAGCGGAATTTCTGCTAACACTTTCTAAGGCACAATCAACATGGGTCAACACGTGGCAGTCATATTTTTGGTCTCCTAGTAGAAGGAACTGATGAGAGGGGACATTTCTGGGCACAAAAAAAGGTTACACTGAGGAGTTTGGGGTGGGGCTGGTTtagagggttggggttttttgccattttcttttctgaagcacTTAGGCACAGACACTGGCTGATGAAATGCCATGAGCTGACCAGGACAGCATATCTTCTAAAACAGGAAGCGTGTGATACAGCTTACAGAGCTTGGCTTCCCAACAGACTCGAAGGACAAGCTCTGTAAAGCAATCACTAAATTCACTGCATCCGTTTCCCTTCGAAGCCAGcgtcttcctccctccccccaggAAATGAAAGCCATGCTACCAAGAAAACTTTATCTGCTTTATCTTCATCATATGCATCAGCTTCAAAGGACCGTCCAGGTAACTCACGCATGTGGGTATCATATGATCAGACACCTGAATACATAGCCCAAAACAAGAGAGTTTGAAATCCTAGCTGTTTGGAGTTAGGCAGCCAATGAAAGCCAGGTGTTCGGACATGAACAGCACTTGCAGACCCAGACATTACAATGAAGTACTGCTGCACCGAGCCGATTAACCCTGCAGTAACAAGTTCCATCTACTTCCACCAGCCAAGCAATGGGTACGGCAAGACACAAGCGAGCATCAGAGTGACATCTAATCAAGATGTAAGATCAAGCCAGCAAATTACCAAGCAAGGCAgttttaaagtgtttctttaaaagtacCTTAGGAAACATCACAACACCACATCTGCGTTTATCTTACTGTCCAGAGGGCTTCAACACTTACTTTCGAAGGATGATGACAGCTCTTCTCTCCTTGATGTCCTGTGGTCGAATACAGTGTGTAATTTCATCGGCTGCATATCCACtgacaacaaaaacaaaaagccgCTGTGAGAAAGTTGacaggcagaagcagaaagcGGTTGCCAGCCTCAACAACTCAGTTTGGCCAGCATTTCCTAACTTCCACCAGGAATTCCTCCTCCAAACACCATTCCCCAGGCACATGGGAGCTAGACTTATAGGAAGGAAGAAACTTCAGGAAAGAATGAGGGCAGCCagagcttgggttttttttttggactcAATATCTTAGCATACACCAGAGGAAACTGCCACCTGCCACAACACTGTGAAACGAGACATGTAGAAAATGAGTTTATGGAGTGTAAATTCAGCCAATTCATTTATCAAGAAATTAGAGagcaacaggggaaaaaatcagcACATTGCTCCAAAGCATTTTCTCACGCATGTCccagagaaaaaacatctcacATAGCTGAGACGCGCAGCACACCCAGACACGAACGCGTACCGGagttgataaaaatatttgttagtCGAGGAGGGGGCACAGCGGTGGGTGGTAAGAGTCGAGTGTCTCACTCCCCCCTACCTGGGCACAGACACTGCCATCTCAGCACCCTCACCCTCCCCGCTACCCCTGTGTGGCACATCCTCAGCCACGGCACAATCGTCACCCgcccagcacagcccaacaCAACGCACGCAGCGTAACCTTCAAATTCAGATCTCCAAACCGAGCTGCACTCCTAAAACCTCCCTGCCACAGCGCTCACAAGGCGAGACAGCTACCTGGGCCGAGGAAAATCACACCAGGCTCAAGCAGCTACGTGGCCACGCAGTAACCGTTCTCGGCAGGAGCGTTTTGCTGTATGAGATGACTTCACCTCTTCCACGTTTCtagcaggcaggaggaaagccACGGCCAACGAGGGCCCCAGCTACCTGCAACACGCAGGGGTGTTTTTCTTGTGGCTGCTTCCGTTGTTCAGCACAACTCCCAGGATCCAGGGCAGCACGTGAGATCACGGCGGGTCTGCAGAGAGTGGCCATCACGCCTGCTCGGACACACAAACCACCCTGCCAGGAGCACGTCTCGTCACTCGCGTGCGTGCTAATGAACAGGTCCGAGAGGTGGGCCTGCCCTCTACCTGCTGTTTGGAGAGTGTCCGTTCACGAAAGAGCCTTCTAGAGTCCAGTAtggggaaaagagaaggtaAACGCCTTCAGAGCCTCCTGAAACAGCTGACAAGGACAGGAAGACCTTTGAAGAGACTTGGGCAAAGGCCGCTCACGCCACACAAAGCTAGCACCCCCCCATGCTAGTTTAACTTGAAGCAGAAATCACCGAGCCCACTCTCCCCACAAGGCTTTACCGTGAAGCTGCTGCCATGCCGGCTGTCAGCCGGCCCTCCGGGAGCACGCCCTGGGTCACCGGCTTGCAGGTTATTCAGGACGCTCAGAGCAGAGAACAGGTCATGCACACACAGGTCCTCTCTGGGGACGGGACCGGGTTTCCTTTATCTGGTTAGATAACCCACCCACTCACCAAGAAACGCACACCTCTCAAAGATGGATTTACTGCTTTGAGAAGAAAGTTAAGAGTCTAAAACCTGATCAGTTAAACAGGGGTTGATGTCCacctccccccgccccatccTCCAGGGCATTGCGGAACAAGACAGCGTTATGCGAAGGGGTTTATAATGATGCTCCATTATGTTCCAGGAATCTCTGCGTCAAGCTCCAGCGAATTCATTAATATCACCCACGTTAACATTCAACTCAGCACATCCTCAGCGACATCCTGCACATCAGGAAAAGGTCTGCTTCCAGACCTGCGCTCTCCGCCATGAGATGTCAGCCTGGCCACTTGTTCTCACTCCCCAGGCACGAGCCGGCTTTCCAGCTCACTTTCAGAGTGGCACCAGGCAGAGCTCATGGTCCCAGATGCACGTGGGTAGCACCAAAGCACCAGCCCCGGTACCCCTGTCCGAGGCCCTAATGGGGACCCACCAGTCCGCTCCAGCGCCATGCTGGTGTCGGAAAACGCAGCTTGCACCATATCAGACATAGTGATGGCGTCTCTCTGCACGGCTCTCCAGCAAAGGGGTTCGCACAGGCACAGAAATGGGAGAAAGAGTCTATTTGGTTGTGTCACACTTGTTCTGCTTCGTGCCAGCATGAACTTCTCACCCACCGCCCGGCCTCGCCGCAGCCTGGTGATGGGTGAAGGGGCAGACGCTGGAACAAAACACCCGTAATGATATTGCGGGTCTACCCAGAGATTTCTCACCCAGAGAACAAACCCAAAGCACAAGGTAAGAGATAACTTGGTAAGGAAAACCCTAAACTGCTGCCCACGAGAACACCCGAGCATGACATCTCCAGGCTAGAGCATTTTCCCGAAGAATACAGGGAGGTGTAGATGATATCCACGTGCTCCCTCAACTAACACCTCGACTCTTAACTAACATGCCAGCTCTTACACCCCCCAACTCCTCCCCAAGTCTCTTTTTCAGTCCAGAAGAGCTGCTGCCGAGCCACAACATAACTGATTCACATGGAgatgaaagcagatttttttgtaCAAACATCACCAGAAAGGAGGCCCTGAAGTTCTGCAGAGTCTCTAACGAGAAATATTTCTAGGGGTTGACGACAGCCAGGCCAGCTCGCAGGCAGAGGGACCTCACACACTAGCCCACCGCAGGATTTGAGCAGCTCGAGGCTTTACTTGTGGTTCAGGAAACTGCTGCCACAAACCACAGATGTGACACCGACCAGCTCAAGCAGAGCTTGAACAAATCTATTTGCCTCATCACCACTGGCACACACAGAACTTCCTCTGCGCCAACGGCCTGTTTGGAGGGATCAGACTTTTCTGGAAAAGCACCTAACCCAGGCAGTTGCGGAGAGATTCCTCCAGCTGGGAAGAAAGCAGGTTCATCCTCCAGAGACTCCAACCAGCTCCGATTATGCTACCATCAGGCGTGCCTCGAGACAACAGGAGAGACAAACATCACGATGTTTCCACTGCCATTACAAACAGCAGGGAGACAACCTGGAGCACTCACCAGCTGCAGAAGGGAAGCCCGTATGGCGTACAAGCTCTCAGAACTTGGGAAACGTTACCTTTAGTCGTTCGTTCCTCTGGCTAACTGCAACTGCACTATTTCCAACCACAGCGCTGAGATGCAACGCCCGTCGGTTAAACAAAAGCTGGCTTGATGCCGAGACTTGCTACCTACAACAGCAGCCGAGGGGCACGGTGCGGCGCAGGGGTCTGGCTGGAACCACCCGCCCCGGCTGGCTCCGcacccccccagctccctcccttttttccagCCCAAGCTTTTGTCAAAGCACGTGTTCCCCAGATGAATGGGCAAattcctccacctcctccccactcCTCCTATCGATTGATGCTTACCAaattcttcaaaaagaaaaaaaaaagaaagaagaaaatccacAAACGCGGTCTAGCCAGCAGCACCCAACAGACAGCTGATGGTCCACAGGACTGATATTCAACTTAACTCCGACTGCCCAAGAGCAGCACAGACCGaagcgctgctgctgcttcccctcggcctggctggcagcaggacAAACCTGCAGGAGCACCGGCTTCCTGGGGCTGCGGGAGAAGACGGGACTGGAGAAGGTCGTCTTCTAGATGTCAGAACCTACAAGGGCAAATCTTCGCTGCAGGTGTGAAAGTAGAGGAAAAAGCGCCTCGCTGGAAGAGCAAAGGGCTCCTTAGCGGGTCGCGGGGTTGGCTCAGCCTTTGTCCTGCTGGCAGAGGTGCACGGCCCAGCCAGGAGAATCTCCGTTTCACCTTTTAAACACTAACCTGTCATTTGAGGTCTGAATACTTTCCAGCAAGTTTGAGGCAGGTTTACAAACACCACAGCCTGCTGCTTCACGGTAGGCAAATAAAGGCAAGAGAGGGATATGGGGAAAGCCCCTCTGCAGACTCCCTGATGGGTAGGTGGCTACAAAAATCCGGAGGACAATTTGGAATAGgctgctgagagcaggaacAGGACAGGCACGATCTGGGGAGCGCCGGAGAATGATGTGGAAGCAAAGAGAGAGATCCAGCCGCTTTCTTTAGATCCTCACGATTTCCACGCAGTAAGCAAATGCACGCGGCTACCCTGGCTTCCCCAGAAAGGCGGCAcgccagcagcagccactgACCCAGCAATATTTGAATCACAGACATTACAAGCATGCCATTTCTATCTGCGCCGTTTCCCTATCTCCAGGGCAACTGCCTTCAGCAACTGTTTactgagaggagaaaaagccaaGTTTGGAGAGTTGACTTAAACAGGACCAAGGGCTGGATTTTGGAGATACACCCCTGAGAGCCTACCGACACTCTGCACCTCTCCCTGCTTCCCACAAATCGCTGGGGTTAGAGGGGAGACAGGAGATCTGCCGGAGTTGAGGAACTTGCATCCAGCCAGGATCATATCATCACAGAATAATCACTTTGGCAGAATCTCGCTTAAGTGAGTGCTAAGTATCTGCTAACTGCTGTACCGAAATTGAAAtaatccccttttttttttaaagtctattATTTGCTGGAAAGCAAAACATCTAACACCAGCGGTGGGTCACTCAGAAACCAACCCTTCTAGTCAGAGTTAAAAGGTATCTTCGTTTGATTGCTTCAGCCATGTTAATAAACTCATTAGGGCACCCAGGCGATGCTGGCCACCAACCTAAACACACAGGCCTGGGAGACACCCTGCTCCAATTCCGGGAGGCCTGAGCCAGCTTCCTCTTCCTGGCAGTTCTGGGGGAGAAGTGAGGGTCTGGGACAAGAAGACCTCATTCTCTGGTCCTGGAGCAGAGAAAAGTACCGCTCCGTCCTCTCGCCGTCCTCCACTGCAAAGTCCCGATCCTCCTTCGGACATAAGGCCGTGAGTTTTCCTAGTGGCCTTGACTACAAGACTACAGACTGACCCTCCGTTAATGGCTCTGCCAGCACGCTCGAAGCAAGAAAAAACTCTcactgtccttaaaaaaaaaaagaaagataccTCTGGCTGTGAAAGGAAGGACAACTATTTACTCCAGGCCCCCCGAGGAAAGGCAGCACAGGGGTTCACATCACCAGCAGGAAAATTAGGGTAGAAAGTTTCCCTCCTGGTGTCTAAGACAGGGAGCGAAGCTGCTGCCTCGCAGCCGGCAGTCTCCATCCCCAGGGATGGAGCTTGCTCTGCGGTAAAAGGATACGTGGCGGGACAggtccccccccagccccgtttCACGAAATCACTGACCTctgccccctgcaccccaccgcaccctccctgccctggccaaCCCACCAGAGAACAAGAAAATTTCCTCAGCACCGTTCCCGCTTCCCTCCGCAACCTCCCTCATCCCTTGCTAATCCACAGAAGTTACCTAACGCCGGGGGTACGGTGAGGATTAGTTAATGTTTGTGCAGCTTTTCCAAGATAAAAGCTGCGCAAGATCTCAGCATTTATTATTGATGCACTAGTCAACGGTGCGAGGCTGTGTgtatggggggggggaaattcCTTCCCGAACCCTGCGGCGATCACTTTACAAGCCAAAGCAGGGGATTGTGTTACGGCCTGGGAGACCTGAAAACTGGCCTGGACATTtaccagacaaaaaaaaataatattgaaaaCCCCAAACGAGGATACAGTTGGTAGCTCGCAGCACTGCTGGCAGAGTCCGGGTGATCCCCGCTCCTGGCAGGAAGCACTCTGACCTTCAGGGACACGAGGGACCGGTGCTTGCCGAGTCAGGCAGCACCGGCGCTGGGCTACAAGCCACCCTCCCCAAGAGCTGGACGCCGGCGGGTCCGTCCGCACCAGCCGGTGCACACCCTGCCTGTCCCCTtacctgcctgctctgcctgcccagcgCGTACCGGGAGGCAGCGGGGATTAGGAAGCAGGCGTTTCCCAGCGCCAATCCCAGCTTTGCTACCGACTGGCTACGTGACCTTGGGCAGGTCATTTCACCTCCACAGCTCTTCCCCAGCTTACAAAAACGCACGTAAAGTCCTTCCTTGCAGACGCAACCCACCGCACTTCCAAGTGACAGTCCCATGGGGCTCTGCACTCCGGTCTCCCCATCGGCGTCGGGCAGGGGAAGGTTTAGTATTCCCAGTTTACAGACTGGGAAGACGAGGCCATTCACACCTCCTCTCCACGCTTAAGGTCAGGTCGGGGAGACACCGGCCGAGCTAAGAATAGACCCAGGAGCCCCGACCGCTCTTGGGCAGAGGATCCATTTTGCGTCTCAATGTGTTATTTTAACCGTTTACAGGAACTACGGCAAAGCTCGGCTTCGCAAGTGGCCACTCTCCCGCCACGACTCACCTCGAGCTCCACAGAGAGGGCACCCACCCAAAATCAATCACCCACCCAAATCCCCATCCACCAGGACCCCCTTAGATCCTTCCTTCGCCCCTTCCACCGCAGCGAGACCCTGCACGCCTACAGGCGGGCGAGATCAAGCCCGAGCCACCGTCGGGGTGTGCATCCGCGTGCCTTGCGATTAGCGTTACACAACCGAGCCCCGGCACATTAGCGGAGGCCTCGGCAATGCGGGCGAGTTACCTGAGCACCGTGACGCTTCCCCTCTTGACGGGCAGGAAGAGAACGGGCTCCGAGACCCTGATGGGTTTGAACTGGAATTTACACCCGAAGCAGAGCGCCGAGTCGCTGAAGAAGGAGACGGAGACGATGGGCCTCTCAAAGATATGGATGGGGTCCACGTGGGAGACAATGCAGCCCCCCGGCTGGTAGTCGTTGATGACGGCACTGTTCACAAAGCCCTCGGGAATCACCCGGTGCTCCACCAGCTTCCTGATCACCAGGTCGTGCACCCACTCGGGGATGGCATCCACCTCCCCGCGCGGGTACAGGCGCTCCTGGCCGGGGCCTCGTCGCTGCAGCTGAGACCCGTAGGTGTAGCCCTCCCCGAAAAAATACTTGTTCCGCAGCGGCGCCCGATCCACCGTGTGCTCCTTGTAGAGCCCCTTCTCCGCCCGGGACACCACGTCCTCGATCCGAGCTTCGATCTTGGCGCACTCCTCGGCGCTGAAGAGGCGAAGCTGGCGGATGCCGCTTTTGACTTTCCgagcttcttcctcctccttctgctcCTCGTAGTCGCTGGGTTCGGAGCCGGAGTCCTCCTGGTGCCGGCGCTTGCGATCGTAGGGGGGTTCGGGGGGCTCCCGCGGGaggctgccgccgccgccgcctttGTGGCCGTCCCGGTAGGGCATCATGGACTTGAGCTTCTCCCGCAGGTCCGTGTAGCCGCTGCCGGCCATAGTGCGTCCGCAGCCCCCGCCTCTATCGATCCCGGCGCtgcaggcggcggcgggcggcggcgggggacgCGCAGCTGCTATTCATGGCACCCGCCGCCCTGCGGGAAGAGCCCCGGAGGAACGGGGAGGTGAGGACGGGGCTCCCTTCACCGGGAGCCCGCGGGAGCCCGgctcgccccccgcccccccccaaccccgggAGACGGGACCCCCCTCCCGGCGGGCTGCACGgctcccgcccgccccctccctccctcccgccgcgACGCCCCTCCCGGGGGGAagggggcggcccggcggaCGCCACACTCACGGCTTCGCCCGGGGCGGGCGCGGACAATGCTGCCGGTGCCGGCGGCGGCGCTCACGCGGCGGCCGGGCCTGGCACATGCCcagcggcggccccggcgcggTGCAGCGCCCGGCCCGCTCCCGCGGCGCTGCCCATGGCgggtgaggggaggggagggggggccgCGGAGAGAGGGGGGTGCCGGGCCTGGGGGGCGACGGCGGCCGGGGGGGTCTCGCGCGGCCCTTCCCGCGGCGCGAGCGGCGCGCTACGTCACCAGAAGCCAGCCCGACATCCCGGATCGCCGCCGGGCCGCCCACcgagcccgccccgccccgccgcgcacgcgccccgccgccgccaccgcccccggccccgcccctcgtGCGCACGTACGGCGacgcggcggccccgccccgcccggcggccgccaccgccgcctccGCCTCGCGCCGGAACGGGTACCGGCAGCGCCTcgaggccccgccccgcctcccgGCTCGGCGCTGATTGGCCGGGGGGCGGGCGCGAGCGGCCCGAGCCGGCGGGCTGATTGGACGGCTGGCGCGCGCGGCGCGGGGGCCtagcgggcgcggcggcgggtgggagcgggggagggagggggtgagGGGTCGGGGTGGCCGGCGAGGCGCCTgcgggcgcgcggcggcggggcgcgaCCGCCCCCTGGCGGGCGGGAGGAGCGGGACAGCCGGCCGGGGGTCACGCGGGGGCGCCGGGCTCCGGGCACCGGCGGcgggcaccggcagcgggcacacccccccccgccccgggctgccggcggggagACGGGGGCACGGGGACGGGGGGGGAAGCTGAGGCACGTGGACGAGGGGAAACCgaggcacagggctggggagagctgaTGCACGGGGAcggggggaaactgaggcacgggggggggacacagcaaCCGCCGCCCCGCAGCAGCGAGCGCAGCACAAAACCATCGAGGCCGGGTCGGGCCGGGTGATGGGCGTGTATAGACCCCCGAGAATGACACAGAGGCGCGAGCGACgcggaggggatggggggacgGCAGCCACCGTCCGgcctggggacaccccggggTCGATGTGTCCTCTGTCCCCCGCGGCGGGGGTCCGTGGTGGGGGTCCGTGTCGGGGGTCCGTGGTGGGGGTCCGTGGTGGGGGTCTGTGGCGGAGGTCCGTGTCGGGGGTCCGTGGTGGGGGTCCGTGGTGGGGGTCTGTGGCGGAGGTCCGTGGCGGAGGTCCGTGGTGGGGGTCCGTGATGGGGGTCCATGGCGGAGGTCCGTGGTGGGGGTCCATGGTGGGGGTCCGCGgtgggctcagagcagggtGATCTCACTGGGCGGCAGCGTCAACCTCTTCTCCCGGGCCCCCAACAGCCTCTCCATGTGCGCGGCCACCACGCGGCACAGCTCCAGGCCCTGCCGAGGGGGACACATCGTGGGTGGCCGTGCCACCACCGCGGGAGCCCACCggacaccccccaccccccgagTGTCCCctacctgctccagctgcagttgGGTGATGCTCTGGGCCAGGAGGTCTCCCAGCGTGATCTCCACGTAGGGATAGCTGGATCCGGCCGTCGGCCGCTGCGTCCGTGTCGACTGGATCTCCTTCAGCGAGAACTTGGCGACGGGCTCCTGGTgggacggggaggggggtggCCCGCGTGCCCCAGGGACCCCACCAAGGGGACCGAGGACTGGAGCAGGTGCGGACGGAAGCAGGAGGGAGGGTGCCAGCGatgcagcccccccccgccctgcccagGGAGGGCACAGGCGGCAGACCTGGCCCGCTGGGGCCAAACCCGGGGACCCTGTCCCCTTCAACAAGGGACGTCACCCCCCACCTCCCTTCACATCTCACGGTGCCACCTggctctgtccctgcagcaggagcggGGGGGACAGGAGCACGGGGTCCCCTGGTCGGGTGGTGCCCATGGGACCCCGTGCCCCCCACggccccccacagccccccaccTACGTGGGTCTCCTTGCTGAGGAAGTTGAGGCCATTCTGGTTGACGGCCAGGATGCAGGGTGAGACAATGGCGTTGTTGCTGCAGCTCTGGATGTAGAAGAAGGACGAGCCGAACATGGGGTAGGCGCTCAGCAGCCCTGTGGGGAGGAGGACGTGGGCTTGCACCCATGGGGGGCTCTGCTGAGGGTCCCAGCCAGCCCCgtgcctggcaggagctgggttGGCTCCCAGAGCCTTGCACCACTTCAGGCTCCGCACTGAGAGCAGGATTGGACCCAGGAGCAGCCAAGGGGCCCCCTTGCAGCCTGCTGGGAAAGTGGGTGGCTGAGCGTGGGGACTGGGAGCAGCCTGCCATGTCCTGCCCTGTCCTGCCGCTGCGGTCCTGTCCCCCATGTATGGCATCCCGCTGGCCATGCCGTGCCCCAGGCTGCACGCAGGACCGAGGTCTGCCTGTCCCAGACTCCCCGCACCCAGCAGCATCTCATCTTTATTAGCATCACATCCCCATCAGCCTTGCATCCCCTGCAGCATTGCATCCTCATTAGCATTGGGTCCTCGTTAGCGTTGCATCCCCAGCAGCATCATCTCCCCATAAGCATTGCATCTTTGTTAGCGTCACCTCCCCGTCCCCATCCTGTGCCCGCTCACCCAGGAACTGTGCCCTGGCCTGGTGGGCGCTGAGCGCCTGAGCTTGCTCCACGTGCTGGGTCACCATGTGGAGCCAGGATTGGGCCTTCAGCAGGCGGAAGAGCTGCGGGGGGACGTAGTCCTGCACCTCCCGCCTGCGGGGAGCCGGAGGTCAGGGCCGGTGCTGGTCAGCGGGTCCCGCGCCCCATGGGAGATGCCCTGCCCCGGACCCTCCACCCTTGGCCGTACGCggtggggaggtggtggtggtccTTGGCTCGGTGCTGGAGGGCGGCCAGCTTGGCCACGTGCGG
This window harbors:
- the ALKBH5 gene encoding RNA demethylase ALKBH5 encodes the protein MAGSGYTDLREKLKSMMPYRDGHKGGGGGSLPREPPEPPYDRKRRHQEDSGSEPSDYEEQKEEEEARKVKSGIRQLRLFSAEECAKIEARIEDVVSRAEKGLYKEHTVDRAPLRNKYFFGEGYTYGSQLQRRGPGQERLYPRGEVDAIPEWVHDLVIRKLVEHRVIPEGFVNSAVINDYQPGGCIVSHVDPIHIFERPIVSVSFFSDSALCFGCKFQFKPIRVSEPVLFLPVKRGSVTVLSGYAADEITHCIRPQDIKERRAVIILRKTRLDAPRLETKSLSSSVLPPGYNSDRLSGSNRDQILKPKRSHRKADPDAAHRPRILEMDKEENRRSVLLPKHRRRSNFSSENYWRRSYEYTEDCDEEEEDGSPARKVKMRRH